The genomic window GAAGCCTGCAGCCGACGAGGACAAGATCGTCGTGGACCGCGTGGTCGACGGCGATTACACGCTGCCCTCACTGTCGTTGTTGATCGACGGCGATCCGCCGAAGACGCGGAGCCAGGCCAACGATGCGATGATCGAGGCCATTTCGGAGGTGCTCGAACAGTTCAAGATCGATGCTGCGGTCACAGGTTTCACTCGCGGACCGACCGTGACTCGGTACGAGGTCGAACTGGGTCCCGGCGTCAAGGTCGAGAAGATCACCGCGCTCGCCCGCAATATCGCCTACGCGGTCGCTACCGACAATGTCCGGTTGCTCGCTCCGATCCCGGGTAAGTCCGCGGTCGGTATCGAGGTACCGAACTCGGACCGCGAAATGGTTCGATTGGCCGACGTGCTCACCGCGCCGTCGACCAGGAAGGATCACCACCCGCTGGTGATCGGCCTCGGCAAGGACATCGAGGGCGATTTCGTGAGTGCGAATCTCGCGAAGATGCCTCACCTGCTGGTAGCGGGGTCGACTGGATCCGGTAAATCGAGTTTCGTGAACTCGATGCTGGTGTCGCTGCTCGCGCGGGCGACGCCGGACGAGGTACGCATGATCCTCATCGACCCGAAGATGGTCGAGCTGACCCCGTACGAGGGAATTCCGCACCTCATCACCCCGATCATCACCCAGCCGAAGAAGGCCGCGGCGGCGCTGGCGTGGCTGGTGGAGGAAATGGAGCAGCGTTACCAGGACATGCAGGTCAACAAGGTCCGGCACATCGACGACTTCAACAAGAAGGTGCGCTCGGGAGACATCTCGGCTCCGCTGGGTAGCGAGCGTGTGTACCGCCCTTACCCGTACATCCTCGCTATCGTCGACGAGCTCGCGGACCTCATGATGACAGCGCCCCGTGACGTGGAAGACGCCATCGTCCGTATCACTCAGAAGGCACGTGCTGCAGGTATCCACCTCGTCCTTGCTACACAGCGGCCATCGGTCGATGTCGTCACCGGACTCATCAAGACCAATGTGCCGTCGCGACTTGCGTTCGCCACCAGCTCATTGACGGACTCACGCGTCATCCTCGACCAGCCGGGGGCAGAGAAGCTGATCGGTATGGGTGACGCGTTGTTCCTGCCGATGGGGGCGGGCAAACCGACCAGGCTTCAAGGCGCATTCATCACCGACGAGGAGATCGCGGCGGTCGTCGACTTCGCCAAGAATCAGGCCGAGCCCGAGTACAACGACACGGTGACCGCGGCCAAGGCGTCGGAGAAGAAGGACGTCGATCCCGATATCGGGGACGATATGGATGTTCTTCTTCAAGCTGTGGAACTGGTCGTGTCCAGTCAGTTCGGTTCGACGTCGATGTTGCAGCGCAAGCTGCGGGTCGGTTTCGCCAAGGCGGGCAGGCTGATGGACTTGATGGAGAACAGAGGCGTGGTCGGGCCGAGCGAGGGCTCCAAGGCTCGCGAAGTGCTGATCAAGCCCGACGAGCTCGACGGGCTGCTGTGGTCGATTCGAGGCGGCGACCCCGACGAGGAACCCGCGGATTGATGCGGCTCCGCCGCCCGTGCGCGCGTAGTGACGTTCGGACGTAACTACGCGCGCACGGGCAGCGATGCTGCGTCAGGCGAATGCGCCCATGACCGGCTTCCATTCGGTGATCACCGACGTGTCGACGAGGTTCTCCACCGCGAAAGGATCCTGGGCGAACAACTGCGTGACGGATGTCAGGTCGGTGCCTTCGACGATGATGAGGGCGCCTCTGTCTTCGGTGAACGGTCCACTGGAGACCAGAACCTTCTGTTCCAGCAGATCCGCGAGCCACGCGCGATGATCAGCGCGGTGGGTGTCACGCCCGTCCGCGGTAGTGGGGGAGTAGGTGTATTGCACGGCGAACAGAGCCATGAGTGTCTTCCTCTTTCGTTCCTCGTTGTGCGGACGAAAAGAATCCTGTCAGAGCGAAAGCAACATTCTCGTATTGCCCAGTGTGTTCGGCTTCACGTAGCTCAAGTCGAGGAACTCGGCGACACCGGTGTCGTAGGAGCGGCACATTTCGGCGTACACCTCCGCGGTGACCGGGGTGCCGTCGATTTCCGCGAATCCGTGCCTCGCGAAGAAATCCGTCTCGAAGGTCAGCACGAAGAGCTTCTGCAGTGCCAACTCGCGAGCTACTCGGACGAGTTTGTCCACGATCAGATGGCCGGCGCCGTGTCCCTTCGCCGACGGATCGACGGCAACAGTCCTCACCTCGCCGAGATCGGCCCACAGCACGTGCAAGGCGCCGCAACCGATAACCGTTCCTGCACGCTCTGCCACCCAGAATTCCTGGACCGCTTCGTACAGGGTCACGAGGTTCTTCTCGAGGAGGATCTTGCCTGCGTAGATGTCGATCAATCGCTTTATCTCGGGAATGTCGGAGGTGCGCGCTCGTCGGACGACCAATTCGTCTCCACCGTAAGAGGCCGCAGAGCTGTTCGAGGCGTAGTCCGCAGCACTGTCGACACCCGGTCGACTCGCCCGGTTCGGCGCAGAAGTCATGTGGTGAACAGTAGCCAACGGGTGAACAGATATTCTTCTCGTGTGTCCGCTACCGAACTCGTCGCCCACGTACCGGGACACCACGTATGACCGAACAAGTACCTCCGAGCCCTCAGTTGCCGCATGGCAACTCGGTAACCGGCGGTACCGACGTCGTCCCCATCCTCAATATCGCCAACGTTCTGACCGTGCTGCGTATCGCGCTCGTCCCTGTGTTCCTGGTTGTGCTGTTCGCAGGCGACGGTCACGACACGCGATGGCGGATCGCAGCAACGGTTGTGTTCGCAGTCGCGGCCATCACCGACCGGATCGACGGTCAATTGGCCCGCAAATACGGCTTGGTGACCGAATTCGGCAAGATGGCCGACCCGATCGCGGACAAAGCGTTGATCGGCGCGGCATTGATCGGGTTGTCGATTCTCGGCGATCTACCGTGGTGGGTGACCGTCGTCATTGCCGTGAGAGAGATCGGCATCACGCTCGTTCGCTTCGCAGTGATCAGGCACGGGGTCATTCCGGCCGGCCGTGGAGGAAAGGTCAAGACGCTCGTGCAGAGTGTCGCGATCGGTTTCTACCTCTTTCCGCTACCGGACGAGGTGCGGTTCGCGTCCGTCACACTCATGGGTTTGGCCGTGTTCCTGACGGTCTACACAGGTGTGGACTACATCGTGCAAGCGATCCGCCTGCGACGCGGCGTGGCCACGTGAACCGCATCGCGTTCACGTCGCCCAGCGGGAACATCGGTCGCCGATGCAGTCCGACACACCGTGTCGGACTTCTGCTACGACGGGTAAATGGAACCGTCGCAGTATAGGGTCGGGAACCAATCGAGCCCGGTCCGTCGTTGTAGCTGTAGATGATCGACGTGGATGAAGATTCGAACGAGGAGGAGCGAGATGGCGCTGCTATTGCGTGAAGCACTCGGCGACAGTCTGCGGCGCACTCGCGTTGCACAGAGCCGCACGTTGCGGGAGGTCTCGAACACCGCGCGTGTGAGCCTCGGCTACCTCTCCGAGGTCGAGCGCGGACGGAAAGAAGCATCGAGTGAACTGCTCGCCGCTATTTGCGACGCACTTGCAGTCCCGCTCGCCGACGTGATGAGCGACGTGAGCGAGTCGTTGTCGGAGTCGACGCTTGCGGCTCGACGCGAGGATGCCGACAAGGTTGCACTGACCGAAGACGCGTCACCGCGCATCGCAGGCGAAACCCGAGTAGTCATCCCGGCACCTGCGCGCGCGCTCGCTGCCGCGTGAGCTGTGAACGGTGCGGATCGGACCGCTAGGGTGGAATCGATCTCACAGCAGTCGAACAAGACCAGTATTCTCGTGGCACGAGCAGTTCCACGCGTGAACGCGGCGCTCAAGATGGAGGCAGGATCAACCCATGGCTAATCCTTTCGTCAAGGCCTGGAAGTACATGATGGCGCTCTTCAATTCCAAGATCGACGAGAAGGCCGACCCCAAGGTTCAGATTCAGCAGGCGATCGAGGACGCGCAGCGGCAGCATCAGGCGCTGTCTCAGCAAGCTGCGTCGGTGATCGGGAACCAGCGACAGCTGGAGATGAAGCTGAGTCGGCAGCTGGACGAGGTCGAAAAACTGAACGCCAACGCTCGTCAGGCAGTCACACTCGCCGATCAGGCGGCGACTGCGGGTGATGTCGACAAGGCGACGCAGTACACCAACGCCGCCGAGGCCTTTGCGGCCCAACTGGTCACTGCGGAGCAAGGCGTCGAGGATCTCAAGGTCTTGCACGATCAGTCTCTTCAGGCTGCATCGCAGGCGAAGAAGGCCGTCGAGCAGAACGCGATGGCACTGCAGGCTAAGGTCGCCGAGCGAACGAAGCTTCTGAGTCAGCTCGAGCAGGCGAAGATGCAGGAGAAGGTCAGCGAATCTCTGCGGTCGATGGACAGTACGCTCTCGGCACCCGGAAATACGCCGAGCCTCGACGCCGTCCGCGACAAGATCGAGCGGCGGTACGCCGATGCGCTCGGATCGGCCGAGCTCGCACAGAACTCGGTGTCGGGACGAATGATGGAGGTTCAGCAGGCATCGGTCCAGATGGCTGGGCACAGCCGCCTCGAGCAGATCAGGGCGTCCATGGCCGGCGACCAGCTGCCTTCCGGAAACTCTGCGGCGCAGAAGCCCTCGATTGCCAAGGCGCAGAACACAACTCCAGAGCCCCCGGCGCAGAACTGATCGATCGTGACCAACGAGCAGCATGGCCGACCACGAAAGTGGTCGGCCATGCCCGTATCCGAGTCCGTGTCCGCGGTTCGAGGCGCGGCTGAGACTGCCAGACGGTCGGTCGAATCGGCGGTCGACGCCGTCGGTCGATGGAACGATCCTCGTCTGAAACAGATCCGCCGGATTCGACGGGCGCGGCGTCGCGGTTCATGGCTCGGCGGGGCGTCGGGCGTATCAGCCGCATCCACCGCAGGGTTGGCTCTGGCGTCAGCTCCGGAGTGGGCGATGTTCGCCACCGGCGGCGGCGCTGCCGTGCTCGCTATTCCTGCCGTGGCGGCGCTCGGGCGATATCGACGACTCAAAGGCGAACCGCTGCCCGCAGCGCGGCCGGTCAAGACAGTTCTTCCTCCGC from Rhodococcus sp. P1Y includes these protein-coding regions:
- a CDS encoding helix-turn-helix domain-containing protein; the encoded protein is MALLLREALGDSLRRTRVAQSRTLREVSNTARVSLGYLSEVERGRKEASSELLAAICDALAVPLADVMSDVSESLSESTLAARREDADKVALTEDASPRIAGETRVVIPAPARALAAA
- a CDS encoding DNA translocase FtsK codes for the protein MAGKTSTRSSRAGTAGGSSTSRASGASRKAPGGRTARTVTTPKKPTAPRKAAPRGGAARSAAPRRPAKKKGSGVVSAVGRGISSTWSMAAKGVGATTRTVSKAKDIEHGHRRDGIALGLIAVSVVFAAAVWFSAGGPIGEGIEIAVRAVVGDAGYIAPVLGIALAVILMRSEPNPEIRPRLVLGSLLLALPILGLWHLAAGSPADAEGRSTGGGFVGYVAGGPITDGVTVWLAVPLLLLAGLFGVLLLTGTTVRDIPDRLRSLFGTDSRGDEYGDYDPADFGSDFGDEGYGDYDAAGFDADGYPVDTSSSDPYTNYPTEEYVPVKKPRARKTPPEAPTEVIEPEAAAAPPVSVPTPPRPKPKPIVKAAEPKPAADEDKIVVDRVVDGDYTLPSLSLLIDGDPPKTRSQANDAMIEAISEVLEQFKIDAAVTGFTRGPTVTRYEVELGPGVKVEKITALARNIAYAVATDNVRLLAPIPGKSAVGIEVPNSDREMVRLADVLTAPSTRKDHHPLVIGLGKDIEGDFVSANLAKMPHLLVAGSTGSGKSSFVNSMLVSLLARATPDEVRMILIDPKMVELTPYEGIPHLITPIITQPKKAAAALAWLVEEMEQRYQDMQVNKVRHIDDFNKKVRSGDISAPLGSERVYRPYPYILAIVDELADLMMTAPRDVEDAIVRITQKARAAGIHLVLATQRPSVDVVTGLIKTNVPSRLAFATSSLTDSRVILDQPGAEKLIGMGDALFLPMGAGKPTRLQGAFITDEEIAAVVDFAKNQAEPEYNDTVTAAKASEKKDVDPDIGDDMDVLLQAVELVVSSQFGSTSMLQRKLRVGFAKAGRLMDLMENRGVVGPSEGSKAREVLIKPDELDGLLWSIRGGDPDEEPAD
- the pgsA gene encoding CDP-diacylglycerol--glycerol-3-phosphate 3-phosphatidyltransferase codes for the protein MTEQVPPSPQLPHGNSVTGGTDVVPILNIANVLTVLRIALVPVFLVVLFAGDGHDTRWRIAATVVFAVAAITDRIDGQLARKYGLVTEFGKMADPIADKALIGAALIGLSILGDLPWWVTVVIAVREIGITLVRFAVIRHGVIPAGRGGKVKTLVQSVAIGFYLFPLPDEVRFASVTLMGLAVFLTVYTGVDYIVQAIRLRRGVAT
- a CDS encoding YciI family protein translates to MALFAVQYTYSPTTADGRDTHRADHRAWLADLLEQKVLVSSGPFTEDRGALIIVEGTDLTSVTQLFAQDPFAVENLVDTSVITEWKPVMGAFA
- a CDS encoding amino-acid N-acetyltransferase, which gives rise to MTSAPNRASRPGVDSAADYASNSSAASYGGDELVVRRARTSDIPEIKRLIDIYAGKILLEKNLVTLYEAVQEFWVAERAGTVIGCGALHVLWADLGEVRTVAVDPSAKGHGAGHLIVDKLVRVARELALQKLFVLTFETDFFARHGFAEIDGTPVTAEVYAEMCRSYDTGVAEFLDLSYVKPNTLGNTRMLLSL
- a CDS encoding PspA/IM30 family protein, whose protein sequence is MANPFVKAWKYMMALFNSKIDEKADPKVQIQQAIEDAQRQHQALSQQAASVIGNQRQLEMKLSRQLDEVEKLNANARQAVTLADQAATAGDVDKATQYTNAAEAFAAQLVTAEQGVEDLKVLHDQSLQAASQAKKAVEQNAMALQAKVAERTKLLSQLEQAKMQEKVSESLRSMDSTLSAPGNTPSLDAVRDKIERRYADALGSAELAQNSVSGRMMEVQQASVQMAGHSRLEQIRASMAGDQLPSGNSAAQKPSIAKAQNTTPEPPAQN